The following proteins are encoded in a genomic region of Rattus rattus isolate New Zealand chromosome 2, Rrattus_CSIRO_v1, whole genome shotgun sequence:
- the Fxyd3 gene encoding FXYD domain-containing ion transport regulator 3 isoform X1, translating into MQEFALSLLVLLAGLPTLDANDPEDKDSPFYYDWHSLRVGGLICAGILCALGIIVLMSGKCKCKFSQKPSHRPGDGPPLITPGMTQDDWG; encoded by the exons ATGCAAGAGTTTGCTCTGAGCCTGTTGGTCCTTCTAGCAG GCCTGCCTACTTTGGATGCCAATGACCCTGAAG ATAAAGATAGCCCTTTCTACTATG ATTGGCACAGCCTCCGAGTCGGCGGGCTCATCTGTGCAGGGATTCTCTGTGCCCTGGGCATTATAGTTCTCATGA GTGGCAAGTGCAAATGCAAGTTCAGCCAGAAACCCAG CCACCGTCCAGGAGATGGGCCACCCCTCATCACACCAGGTATGACACAGGATGATTGGGGGTGA
- the Fxyd3 gene encoding FXYD domain-containing ion transport regulator 3 isoform X2 — translation MQEFALSLLVLLAGLPTLDANDPEDKDSPFYYDWHSLRVGGLICAGILCALGIIVLMSGKCKCKFSQKPSHRPGDGPPLITPGSAHNC, via the exons ATGCAAGAGTTTGCTCTGAGCCTGTTGGTCCTTCTAGCAG GCCTGCCTACTTTGGATGCCAATGACCCTGAAG ATAAAGATAGCCCTTTCTACTATG ATTGGCACAGCCTCCGAGTCGGCGGGCTCATCTGTGCAGGGATTCTCTGTGCCCTGGGCATTATAGTTCTCATGA GTGGCAAGTGCAAATGCAAGTTCAGCCAGAAACCCAG CCACCGTCCAGGAGATGGGCCACCCCTCATCACACCAG GCTCTGCTCACAACTGCTGA
- the Lgi4 gene encoding leucine-rich repeat LGI family member 4, translating to MGGAGILLFLLAWTGAGVSWSPPKGKCPPRCSCSKESTLCEGSPELPESFSTTLLSLSLVRMGVSRLKAGSFLKMPSLHLLLFTSNTFSVIEGDAFIGLSYLQYLFIEDNKIGSISKNALRGLRSLTHLSLANNHLEALPRFLFQGLETLTHVDLRGNPFQCDCRVLWLLQWMPTVNASVGTGACAGPSALAQIQLNHLDPKKFKCKATELSWLQTVGESALSVESFSYQGEPHMVLAQPFAGRCLILVWDYSLQRFRSEEELSAPSVVSCKPLVLGPRLFILAARLWGGSQLWSRSSPDLRLTPVQVLAPQRLLRPNDAELLWLDGQPCFVVADASKAGSTTLLCRDGPGFYPRQSLHAWHRDTDAEALELDGRPHLLLASASQRPVLFHWFGGRFERRTDIPEAEDVYATKHFQTGGDVFLCLTRYIGDSMVMRWDGSMFRLLQQLPSRGSHVFQPLLIASDQLAILGSDFAFSQVFRFEPDKGILEPLQELGPPALVAPRAFGQVTVAGRRFLFAACFKGPTQIYQHHELDLSA from the exons aTGGGAGGGGCAGGCATTCTGTTGTTCCTGTTGGCCTGGACTGGGGCAGGAGTGTCCTGGAGTCCCCCCAAGGGAAAGTGTCCTCCACGCTGCTCCTGCTCCAAGGAGAGCACCCTGTGTGAGGGCTCCCCCGAGCTGCCTGAGAGCTTCTCCACCACGCTCCTGTCACT CTCTCTCGTCAGGATGGGGGTCTCCCGGCTGAAGGCTGGAAGCTTTTTAAAGATGCCGTCACTGCACCTGCT CCTCTTCACGTCCAATACCTTCTCTGTAATTGAGGGTGATGCCTTCATCGGCCTGTCCTACCTGCAGTACCT CTTCATTGAGGACAACAAGATCGGCTCCATCTCCAAGAACGCCCTGAGGGGACTCCGCTCACTGACCCACCT AAGCCTGGCCAACAACCACCTCGAGGCTCTACCCAGATTCCTATTCCAAGGCTTGGAGACTCTGACTCATGT GGACCTCCGTGGTAACCCGTTCCAGTGTGACTGCCGAGTACTTTGGTTGCTACAGTGGATGCCTACGGTGAATGCCAGTGTGGGCACGGGGGCCTGTGCGGGCCCCTCTGCCCTTGCTCAAATACAACTGAATCACCTCGACCCTAAGAAGTTCAAGTGTAAAGCCACAG AACTCTCCTGGCTCCAGACTGTTGGGGAGTCGGCACTGAGCGTGGAGTCCTTCTCCTATCAGGGGGAACCTCACATGGTCCTGGCACAGCCCTTCGCTGGCCGTTGCCTGATCCTGGTGTGGGACTACAGCCTGCAGCGCTTCAGGTCTGAGGAAGAGCTATCAG CGCCCTCAGTGGTGTCCTGCAAACCTCTGGTGCTGGGCCCACGCCTCTTCATACTGGCTGCTCGCCTATGGGGAGGCTCACAGCTGTGGTCACGGTCCAGCCCCGACCTGCGTCTGACCCCTGTGCAGGTTCTAGCCCCTCAACGGCTGCTGCGACCCAATGATGCCGAGCTCCTGTGGCTGGATGGGCAGCCCTGCTTCGTAGTGGCTGATGCTTCCAAGGCTGGAAGCACCACGCTGCTGTGTCGTGATGGGCCGGGCTTCTACCCACGCCAGAGCCTGCATGCCTGGCACCGCGACACcgatgcagaggccctggagctgGACGGCCGACCGCACCTGTTGCTCGCTTCCGCCTCCCAGAGGCCTGTGCTCTTTCACTGGTTTGGTGGCCGATTCGAGAGGCGTACAGACATCCCAGAGGCAGAGGACGTCTATGCCACAAAACACTTTCAGACAGGAGGAGACGTGTTCCTGTGCCTGACGCGATACATTGGGGACTCCATG GTCATGCGCTGGGACGGCTCCATGTTCCGTCTGCTGCAGCAACTTCCATCACGAGGTTCCCATGTCTTCCAGCCACTACTAATTGCCAGCGACCAGTTGGCCATTCTGGGCAGCGACTTCGCCTTCAGCCAAGTCTTCCGCTTTGAGCCCGATAAAGGGATCCTGGAGCCACTACAGGAGCTGGGCCCACCGGCCTTGGTGGCCCCCCGAGCCTTTGGCCAAGTCACCGTAGCAGGAAGACGCTTTTTATTCGCAGCGTGCTTCAAGGGCCCCACGCAGATCTACCAGCACCATGAGTTGGATCTCAGTGCCTGA